CCTTCAATGCCCCGCACCCCTACCAATTTCGTATCGCCACTATTGGGAAAGACCGCCATCGATGGAAAACTGACCTCCCTCGCATCGGCCCCGCCCAACGAATCTATGATCCGCAAGACCCGTTCATTCGGGGGTTGATCGCTGTCTATCTTATAATCGGCCCCCATCAGCGCCTTTGACTGTAAGGCTATGTTTTCTTTTAAATTTTCGCCGAACGACTGAATGGAGACCACTGCGGCAATGCCCAGTACGATTGAGGCCATAAATAGCATCAAGCGCTTGCCACTGGCCTTGCTGTCGCGCCAAGCCATTTTCAACAACCAGTCAAGGTCAGCTTTTGGGTTGTAGTTGTTATCGGAATTCACGAAGCTTCACTGGTTTCGTTCGCCAAAATCTTTCCTCCCTTTAACCGCAAAATACGCCCCGTACGCCTTGCAAGGTCCACATCGTGTGTGACGATGACCAAGGTGGTACCGGCATCTTGGTTCAAATCGAACAGTAGCTGTACGACCTTATCTCCCGTTTCTTGATCCAGGTTGCCTGTGGGTTCGTCTGCGAACAATATCGAGGGGCGGCTAGAGAAGGCCCTAGCCAAGGCAACCCGTTGTTGTTCGCCTCCAGATAATTGCGATGGGTAGTGGTGAAAGCGGTCTTTGAGCCCTACCTTGTCGAGCAAATCCATTCCAATCGATTTAGGGTTCTTGCTGCCCCGAAGCTCTAGGGGCACCACCACATTTTCCAAGGCTGTCAGCGTCGGCAGCAATTGGAAGTTTTGAAAAATGAAGCCCACTTCGCGATTTCTGAGCAGGGCCAGTTCGTCTTCGCTCAAATCACCAAGATACGTCCCACAAAGCTCGACACTGCCCGTATCAGGCCTATCCAATCCCGCGCAAAGCCCCAGAAGGGTGGTCTTGCCACTGCCCGATGGGCCCACGATGGCAAAGGTCTCACCTGCTTCAATGGAAAAAGTGATGTCATCGAGTACGGTGAGTTTTTTAGAACCGCTGGTGTAGGTTTTCCCAAGATGGGCAACGTTTAATATCTTTGACATAAATGCCTTGGTTTCCGTTCGGTTAAAGTGGAAAAATAGGCAATTGATTTCGATTTTTTACGCCCATGAAGCTACATACACTCTTAAAGTTTCGTTATTTTTTACTGTTCATTTTGATGTTGTCTTGCAAGGATGCCCCCAAAAGGGAATCCGAGGCAATTTCCGAACAACAAACAGAGAATGCTACCGCATCCGAAGAAACATCTGAAAAGACCATTCTCTTTTTTGGCGACAGCCTTACAGCGGGTTATGGCCTCGATATGGAGGAAGCTTTTCCAGCACTGATACAGGACCGATTGGACTCATTGGAACTCGACTACACCGTGATCAACTCGGGCGTAAGTGGGGAGACCACTTCTGGTGGACTCAACCGTTTGGATTGGGTGCTCAACCAAGAGGTCGATGTTTTTGTACTCGAACTGGGGGCCAACGATGGCCTTAGGGGCGTTCCCCTCACCGAGACACGAAAGAACCTTCAACAGATCATCGACAAGGTCAGGGAGAAAAATCCCGATACCCGAATCATTCTGGCAGGTATGCAGATACCGCCCAACATGGGGCCTGAATACACGGCCGAGTTTCGCAAAATTTTCCCAGAACTGGCCGAAAAGAACGATATTCCATTAATTCCGTTTCTGTTGGAGGGGGTGGCCGGCATCCCCGAGTTGAACTTGGAAGATGGTATCCATCCCACGGCCGAGGGGCACAAGATTGTGCGAGATAATGTTTGGGAGGTTTTGGAACCCAATCTTCAATAAACCTATCATTTTTTATACATTTATGCCAATGGACCTTGATACCCTCATTGCGCGCTTTAAGAACAAAGACATGCTAGCCTTTGAGCGGTTGCACGATATGTATGCCGAGAACATTTGCGGGGTCATCAATACCATTGTTCGAAACCCTGAAAGGGCACAAGAAATCTGTCAAGATGTGTTTGTGAAAATTTGGTACAACGCTGACGACTATGATGCTTCTAAAGGCCGATTTTTCACATGGATCTTAAGCATTGCCCGTAATGCCGCCATCGATGAAGTGCGTTCAAAATCCCACAAAAACCAAAAAAAGAACCTGCAAATCGACTACTTCGTAGGTATTGTTGAGGGTAGCGAGAACATAGAAGGCAAGGTTGATGCCATCGGGCTGAAAAAATTGTTGAAAGGATTAAAAGAAAAATGCATTCAACTGATTGAACTGTTGTATTTTAAGGGCTTTACCCAAAAGGAAGCCGCTGAAGAATTGAACATCCCCATCGGGACTGTAAAAACACGGAACAGGAGCTGTATTTCACAAATTCGAAAAAGGTTAAAACTGTAGATGGATATTGAAAAGTACATAGCGTCAGGCGTGCTGGAACTTTATGTTGCCGGGGCACTTTCTGCGGAAGAAAACCGTGAGGTTCGCCGCTATGCACAAGAGCATCCTGAAATCAGGGCCGAGATTGAAGCCATTGAAAAAGCAGTACTGGCGGTTGCCAAAACGGCCTCTCCCGGTTTGTCACCTGATAGTTTTTCGAAGGTGAAAAATCGACTGACCAATGTAATGCCGCTACCTCCTGAAAAATCTGAAGAAAAAACACCTTGGTCAAGTTATTTAGGTTGGGCGGCTGCACTATTGTTTGCCGTAGGGCTACTTTGGGTATACCTTGAAAATAATGAACTGAAGTCAAAAATCGAGGTGGTCAACGAAGAAAAACAATCGCTTGAAGAGCAGATTTTGAAGGCCCGAAGCGAAATGACCTATACCGAACAATTGTTGAACGAACTGCGCGACCAAAATGTGGCCGTGGTGGCCTTGGGCGGACAAACGGTTTCACCCGAATCGTATGCCAAAGCCTATTGGAACAAAGAGGAACAGAAAGTCTATATCGATGCACAAGGGCTACCCGAGCCCCCTTCAGGGTATACATATCAAGTTTGGTCGTTGAAATTGAACCCGCTCACTCCCACCAGCATCGGACTATTGGATGATTTTGTTGATAACGACACCAAAATTTTTGAGCTGCCGAACCCTAACGAATCGGAAGCCTTTGGCATCACGCTTGAGCCGGAGGGCGGCAGCGATACTCCTACGTTAGAACAACTGTATACCCTAGGGGCTGTGGCTTCTTAGATGATGATGTGTCGAAAAAAATATCCATCCTAAAATCATGATTAAAAAACTGGTGAGGCTTTCAAAAAATACCGCCCTCTTGCTGATCGACATCCAAAAAGGATTGGACGAACACTCCTTTTACGGTGGCAACCCCAATAATCTGGAAGCGGAAGTGAATGCCGCCAAAATATTGGCGCATTGGCGTAAAAATGGACAGCCTGTTTTTCATGTACGGCATAGTTCACAAAATATCGCTTCGCCCTTACATGCCTCAAAACCTGGCTTTGACATCAAAGAAGGGGTAAAACCGCTTGACCATGAGCCCCTTTTTACTAAAAACGTCAACAGTGCCTTTATCGGCACCGATTTAGAGCAGGTTCTAAGGGATAAAAGCATCAAATCTTTAGTCGTGGTGGGCTTGACCACCAACCATTGTGTTTCGACCAGTGTTCGCATGGCCGCCAATCTAGGCTTTGAGACTGTATTGGTTTCCGATGCCTGCGCCGCATTTGACCAAAAAGGTGTCAATGGCCAAACCTTTGATGCAGAGCTCGTTCACCAAACTGCCCTTGCAAGTTTAAAGGATGAATTCGCACAGATCGTTTCCACGGCCCAGCTGCTAGAATAGCTTAATTGCTCCATTGGAATTTTCCGTTTTTACATAACGAAAGAAATCCTTTCGCGGCTTAGGGAATTAACCTGTGTACTTAGGCACGTTGCTTTCTGTAGGGGATGCGCAGCAAGCGGTCGTGCACGTTTTTCAGCTTGTGTGGAGGGTAGCCCATCTTAAACAGAACCACCAGCAACAGATTGGTGAGGTTGATGCGGAGATAAGAATTGTTCTCGTATTTTCTGGCCGAAACAATCAGGTCGTTCGCAACTATCTTGTAGCGCACTCTCTTTGCTTTCATCCTTCGGAAAAATTCAAAGTCTTCCATCAATACCTGTTCTTCATCAAAACCTCCCAATCCATTGAAAATCGATTTTTTTATGAACAGGCACTGGTCTCCCCCACCGGTAAAGATTCCGTCTTTTTTGGTAAATGAGGCATTTATGTTGAGAAAAAAGCTGTCTTTATCGAAACGGTACGAAAAAAAGCCTGCATCGTACCCAGAGGAAAGGGTCTTTAAAATATCATCAAAAAAGCCCTGGGGCGGCCACACATCGGCATGTAGAAAAGCTAATATAGCACCTTTCGCCGCAGCCGCACCCGCATTCATCTGTACAGCCCTGCCTTTCTTTGGTTCGGCAACCTGTTTGGCATTTGGAACACTGTTGACAATCGGCAGGTAATCAACTGCACAAACCCCCTTGCTCACAATTATTTCTACCTCATGGCCCACTGCCAAATTTGACAAATGCGGCAACAATTTCTCTAAATTGTTCTTTTCGTTGTAAACAGGTATAATAATGCTTATCAAAATAATATTATTGCTTTACCATCCATTTACGAAAATTTTTGGATAGGGGTTTGTAATTGGGGCCCATGAAAGTAATAAATTATACTTTCGACCAAACCTTTGACCCTTTAATGTCGTAAATAGATGTTGCAAACAAAATCAATTTTAATGAAAACAAGAGTAATCGCCCTATTGTTTATTGTGGGGCTCAGTTGCTGTAAGGTAAAGAAGGCCGATTTTCAACAGGCATCGGTCACCGCTACCGATTTCAACAGGCTTTCAGAAGAATTTTTACAGCATATCAAAGACGGAAAAGATACCGAGGCCTTTCAAGAACAGCTTGCCAATACCACGCTCGACGAATTGGCCAACACCTTACAGACAGATGAACAGCGCTATGCCTTCTGGATCAACATATATAACGCCTACATACAGGTCGTTTTATCAAAGAACCCAGAATACTACGATGACCGCCGGGCTTTTTTTGGTGACGAACAACTGCACATTGCAGGCGAAATGGTCTCTTTTGAGAAAATTGAGCATGGCATCCTCAGAAAATCACAATGGCCCTTGGGGCTGGGCTATGTGCGAAAATGGTTTCCGGGTCGGTTTGAGCGGAAGCTGCGCGTCAACGAGCGTGATTATCGCATTCATTTTGCCCTGAACTGTGGTGCCAAAGATTGTCCGCCTGTGGCAATATACACCCCCGAACGAATCAAAGAACAGCTTCAAAAGGGCACTGAAATCTATTTGAAGCGTACCTCAGACTACAACGAGAAAACCAAAACCGTGGCCGTTACATCGCTTTTCAATTGGTTCCGTGGTGATTTCGGTGGAAAAAGCGGTGTCAAAAAAATCTTGAAGAACCACAAAATCATTCCTACCACCAAAGGGGTCGACCTCCAATACAAAAATTACGACTGGACATTGGACTTGGACAATTTTATAAGTCTATAATAAAATAAGCCCCAACTTACGGTTACTACCGAAATCGGGGCCCTACCTAAAAAACAACCAACTAAAAACAATTTTAGATTAGTGTGGGCACTACCCTATTAGCAATCAAATCGTCGGGGTTTAGTGACTTCAATAACACGTTGGCCATTAGGTTACAGTTACAAACGGTCAATCTCAATTTCAGACAAAGGGCCCAATTCATATATGGCGCCAACCAGTTCTTGTTTTAAGGCTTTTGCCTTTTGATGTTCACTATTGACCTTGTACACCTTGGCTGCGTTCAATAAGATTTGTGGCTCAAACGTTTTTCCGAGAATGTGTTCATCCACCACTTGAAGTGCTTTGCGAATCTTTCCGTTTAAAACATAGGCATACGCCAAGTAGCCATATGACTCGGGGGTCGGCCTATTTTCAACCTCCTTGCGCGCCATGTCCAAAGCCTTTTCCGGTGCTTGAAGGTGTTCTGAGTAAAAAATAACATTTGTGCCATTGTACATGTCTCCGTACCCAGGTTGTTGTACCAAACTATAATATATATCAAGGTTTTGGGCTTTGAGCTCATCGTCTCCCATAAAATCGGCTATCTCTGCCTTCAGTAAAAAATGGTCGGGCGATTTATGGTGGTGAGTTACGGAATCAAGAATGCGCAGCGCCTCTTTCGGGTTTCGCTCATGTGAAAAAACGATCCAAGCGATTCCCTTTTTGGCATAGGCATTTTGGGCATCCAATTGAAGGGCTTTGATGTAATGGTGATAAGCACCTTCTATTCTACCCGCATGGCCATAGTAATCGGCCAGATTGGTGTACGACCAGAGCATCAAACGTTTGTTCTTTGCCGACTCGGCTTTGGCCAGTGCTTTTTCCATAAAGCGGATAGTGGTATCCAGGTCGCCCTTATAATCGCTCCATTTCGCGGCACGTATAAGAAATCCGAAATCTGACATGTCCCTTATACTGTCCAGGTACTTTTCAGCCGATTTATAGTTGCCCAGTTCCATATGCACATCGAACAACAAACTATGTGTTTCTTTTAGGCCTCCACCCGATTGGAGGGCATTTTCGGCCATCTGAAATGCTTCCTTAAAGCGGTGCTGCGCAATATAATTTCGGGCCAAGGCCCTATAATATCCTGATTTGTTGATGTTGGCAATCTCAGTGGCCTTGGTTAGAGCCTGTTCTGCCTTTTTCAGGTATTGAATGTCTCCCGTGTCTTGGAAATATCGATTGTATTCACTGGCCACATGTCCAAAACTCAATAATTGTAAACTGTCGGGCGCGATTTTTGAATTCCAGAGCTCAAAATACTTTGAAGTGGTTTTAGGGGGTTGCACACTCAAAAATCGATTATAATCCTCTGAATCGGTCACTTTCGATGTTTCCTCTTGGCATAATACCAGTAGAAACACGGTTAGAAAAAATAATAGATATCTCATTATGATGTTTTTGTAATTACCTTGTTTTTTGGTTAAGGAAAGGAGACGTACCGCCCCCTTTCCTTTTTCCCTTTCATAGCAATAAAATCCCTATTCGGGGTCGCCCACATAAGGGAATGTCATCAAAATATCCGCCGTGAGGCCCACACCATCTGAAGTCAATCTGGGCAAATCGGCCATACCGTCATTGTCAAGGTCTTGGCCACTGAAACGGTCGCCTTCCATTCCACCAAAAAGCAAGATCAGTGAAATATCGATGATGTCGTCGCTCAATTTTCGCCCTGTCAGCGCCACTTCATCACCATCGGGCACAAGTATGCGCCCATCATTGTCGGCATCGGTACCGGGATCAAAATAGGTGGTGGGCAGGTCAGGGGCAACCTCCAAAACATCGGCAGATAGCACAGTGGTCAAGGTGGTGGCATCCAGTCCCAAAATGTTGTTCTCATAATCTACATCGGCAGGGTCCAGCCCCAATTTCATGGCGTAGACATCATGGTATTGTTCCAATCTGGCCTCAAAATCTGCCTGGAAGGTGGCTGTCATTTCCGATGGTATTGCCATGTTGTGGGCATCTTTGATGCTTCCATCTGCACTTAAGACCGTATTGATTCCCGGACGCCCCATAAAATCAACTTGTGCAAAAGTGCCACTGAAATCGGGATCCATTCCCATCATGTCATCATCCATCATCATATCATCGTCCATCATGGCTTCATCATCATTGCTGCAGGCCGTTGCAAAACCCACCAACACAAAGACAAGCAGTACATATTTTATTGTATATCGTATCATTTCCATCTTTTTATTGTTTTCTATTTGTTGTTACCCAAGTATTGTAGACGGTCAACCCCAGGGCATTGGTAGCCGTGGGGGTGCCCAAAAGGCTGTTCGGCACCTCAACCACAATCGATATGGTATTGGCACCGTCAAACGTATCTTGGGCCTCATCCGGTGGCAGAAAACCCTGTGGTGCCGAATTTACATCGGGGTCAATGACCGCATTGAACTGAAAAAAGTCAAAGAAGAAGGGGTCTTGGCGAGGGCCCGCAAAAAGTGAGACCCCATTATCGGTGTTCTCAACGATGGCGGTGGTGCCCGATATCTCTACGTCGCCCAAAGGGAAATCCATCAATACCTGACCGTTGAGACCTGTCTGCGAAGGAGCTGCGGGCCCAAAGAAGTACATTCTGCCATCGCGTGGGATAGCCTGTATGACAAGGTCTTCGACCAAATCATCATCAAGGTCAATATTGATTTCGGTCAATACATCTTCATCAAAGGTACCGTATGCCAGATCAGGCAATACATCTGATTGCAGATCAACGACAAAAACGGTATTGTCAGATCCCGCTAACGGCTCAAAAGCAAAGAAATCGGCAATATCGGCCGTAGTGCCCATAGAAGAGGGCGCATCGATATGGTCCGCTGCCATAAACAGGGTGCCCACAAATACCAATGTCCCAAGACGGACCATGGATTTAGTTAATTTGTTCATTTCATCAATTTAATAGGTTAATACACCTTACCTACGGAAGTTTGGCAAAAGGGGTTTGGTTTTGCCCATATTTTTTTGGGGAAGACAGCAGAAACTTGGACGTTGTCCACGCATAATTTCGTTTCTTTGAAATGCAAAACCACTTCGCCATGAATCCATCGGCATCTGGCTGGATCAATAAACTGGGCCATTTTCTTCAAAAAAATACGGATGGCTTCCACGATTTTGACCAGTTGTACCATAACCTGAAAGAAAACGGTTTTGTCTATGGGGTCCATCTGTACATTCCACCCTTTATCAATAGCGAGCACCGGCTCACAGACGATGAAGTCGCCAAGATAAACCTGCTGACAGCCCTTTTTTACGTGTTCCACTTTTCAAGGGGCAGCACCGACCCAAAAGCCTTCGTGCAGGTGGTGTTGGACTATTACCGCCACCTAGAAATTGGCGAAATCTCCTTTTTCGAAAAAATAATTGCGGGGTCTGACAACGAATCAAAGCTCGAACGTTTAATAGACTCGCGGATCAAATTGGGCGAAAACCTTATCGACCGAACTTTTGGCAACAGCATCACCAACTCATTGCTGTTCATTGATGTGCTGACATTCAAGAGATTCTTGGAGGGCGAAAAACGCATACTAGGGCACGCCAGAATATTAGAATATTCGGCCATAAACATTGCGCTGCACACCAAAAAGACCAAAGAAAGTGATGACCATGACGCCAAAATGGTGCAGTTGCTGGCCGCATCGTTAACCTATGTGGACATTGAGCCCGATAAATACGACAAATCGTACCATAAGATCATTGGCAACCAACTTACTGCCGAAGAAAAACAGTATCTGTTGGACCTGACCTGTATGGCAGTCTGGAAAGACCATGCCATTGAGCGGCACGAACTGACTTTTGTAAAAAATATCGGGGCCGATTTGGGCAAAACCCCAGAAGAAGTTGAAGCATCGTTCTGTCAGGCAAAAGAATTCTTCGTAAAAAATTACAAGCGCATTTCGTTTTTGCACGACAAAAGTTTGGCGGAACAGTACTATGACAACATGGCCAAAACGATTGGCAAGTTAATTGTACGCAATAGCAAAAGGCTCAAAAAAGAACTCCTGAAAAGTAAAGAATTGATCGCACTGATCTCTAAATCGACGGTCAAGGAACTGACGATTGAGGAGAAAAAAAAGATGCGGAACCAACTCATCGATATTTTTAAAAGCATTCCTTCATTGGCCATTTTCATGCTGCCCGGCGGCGCCATCTTGCTGCCCATTTTCGTCAAGCTGATTCCTACCTTGTTGCCATCGGCCTTTGATGACAACCGTATGGAAAAAAAGCAGTGATTTTAACAAAAAAACCGCTATAAGAAAAATTTATAGTGACTATTAAAATGCTTTTTATCAGTAATTTAAATTCAATTATTCCAACCAAAGCTTAAAATCTTTCACCCGCTCCCTGCTCACGATGATTTCTTGCTCGTTAAAGGTATTCATTTTTATTTGAAGGCGCGAATTGGTGTACGAAATGATGTCTTTGATATGCGCTACGTTCACGAAAAATTTTCGGCTCACACGAAAGAAATTTTCGGGCGAAAGTTCAGGTTCGAGATTTTCGAGGGTGGTGTCGAGCAAATAGTTTCTACCATCGGTGGTCGCCGCATAGGTACCCTTGTTCTCACTGTAAAAACATTCGACCTCATCGGCATTGATAATTTTTAGGTGCTGCCCTACTTTGGTGGTGAAGCGTTTTTTGTATTCACGCTCCAAGGGGTTGGTCAATAATTTTTTGATGTCCTCAAAATCGACCGCCAATTTTTCTTGGCCGGGTTTAAAGGCTTCGTATTTTTTCACCGCTTTCTCAAGCTCTTCGTCATCGATGGGTTTCAACAGATAATCGATGCTGTTCAATTTAAAGGCCTGCAGTGCATATTCATCGTAGGCGGTGGTGAAGATGATGGCGCTCTTGACATCGATCACATCAAAGATTTCGAAAGAAAGCCCGTCTGACAGCTGTATATCGAGAAAAATCAGGTCTGGGTGTGTGTTGGCCTGGAACCACTCGATGGACTCTTCCACCGAATGCAACAAGGTGGACACATTTACCCCCATTCCATTTAAAAGGCGTTGTAAGCGCCGTGCTGCGGGTTTCTCGTCTTCGATGATGATGGCATTCATAAAATTCGGATTCTGCGGTTAAAATACGTGAAATGATAATGTTTGTTGCGCGCTAGCGGTATTTTTTGTTTTCTTGCTCCTCTTTCTCCATGTACTTCTGTATCTGGCGGGCTTCCCATTTTTTGTAGAACGAAAATTTGTTGCGGTAGGTGATCAAGGCATGGGCCACCAAAATCAACCCCCAAATGAGCAGGTTGGTATGCACCCATGCGAAGTACTCGGGCCTGATCGGAAAATCATCTGCCAAAAACTGGTGCAAAAACCCACTGCGCACCACGTAGAGAAACCCATTGAACACCACAAATATTTTGATATGGTTGTAGAAACCTTTGAGTTCCTTTACCCGCTTGGTGGCCCGTTCATATTTCTCGACTGAATTTTCCATCTTATAAATTCATGTATTTATCGGCCTCTTCCCTATCCTTGTCCATGTACTTCTTGATCTGGCGCTCTTCCCAATCCTTCCCAAAAAGAGGGTTGAACCGAAAGGTGATCGCCGCATGAATGGCCAGGCCAAGCCCCCAAAATAGGGCGGTAAAAAAGTGCCCCCACTGCCAAAAATTATCGGTGCCCAGGGCTATGTTCACCAAAATAAAGGCATTGATGATAAGGTATACGCCCAAGTGAATGTAGAAGGCCTTGAGCTCGTCTACCCGCTTTTTGGCCCTGCCGTATTTGTCGTTGCTATATCGTGTCATGATTTATGCCCAGAACGTCTAGGTATTTTTATATTGTTCACCCTGAATTTATTTCAGGGTCTGTTGTGATATATTTTCAAAGTTTCTAACGCCACTTGGTGCCGTTGTTTTCATTCTCCATGATTTCCTTGATCTTGCGCTCTTCCCAGTCTTTACCGAAAAAAGGGTTCCACTTGAAGGTGTTCATCGCATGAAAAAAGAGCCCGATGCCCCAGCCAAAAGCCGCCCACAGAAACCACATATACCGCCATTCGTTGGTCCAGTAGTTGATACCGGCCAGTGCCGAGATGATCAATACGTACGAGGTCAGGTTGCCATAGAATTTTTTGAGCTCTTCTACCCGTTCTTTGGCCTTGATGTATTTTATTTCGTTTTTGTTGAATTCCATTGTATTTGATTTTATGCCCTCCCGATCGATAGCTATCGGGATGACTGGGC
This portion of the Flagellimonas lutaonensis genome encodes:
- a CDS encoding 2TM domain-containing protein, which produces MEFNKNEIKYIKAKERVEELKKFYGNLTSYVLIISALAGINYWTNEWRYMWFLWAAFGWGIGLFFHAMNTFKWNPFFGKDWEERKIKEIMENENNGTKWR